Proteins encoded within one genomic window of Gallus gallus isolate bGalGal1 chromosome 1, bGalGal1.mat.broiler.GRCg7b, whole genome shotgun sequence:
- the CCDC77 gene encoding coiled-coil domain-containing protein 77 isoform X1 has product MSATGGSAGRSSRSRRSRHYKVFVRSMLATPHSSSRHSSSQPQSQGDSTPLPSINERLAFLRPSRELLEYYRKKIADFDEEHEDLVKRLERYKETYDEQHKLQWEVRQREEEIAELQKALSDMQVYLFQEREHVLRLYSENDRLKIRELEDRKKIQHLLALVGTDAGEVTYFHKEPPHKVTVLQRPARSRDSHDGKDSSGTGTKRSTSKQAGKGDIHESPERYQRDNQTLLLQVEALQAQIEEQTQLSKEQLQALLEDRRIHMEEAQLQHQRDQDKIKTLTDKLNKTQNLLYESTRDFLQLKSDVRASEKAWMVEKENLLRKIGKDSDQLIGRETEREKKQRDTKKMLQAEREAGKPHSRDVKTLQEELMQEQRLSNMYREQCITLESELARISEERDVGRELFKARSEKMGKRLKLVTQRYEALEKRRNMEVEGFKNDLKQLRQKLKDVEKQLFKVTLNIGPDQDLAILNEVRQGNRLTRKIQEELKYLKAKIYGLENELRVC; this is encoded by the exons ATGAGTGCAACGGGAGGCTCGGCGGGGCGTTCCTCGCGCTCCAGAAG ATCACGTCATTACAAAGTATTTGTCAGATCAAT GCTGGCAACCCCCCACAGCTCATCCAGGCACTCTAGTTCTCAGCCTCAGAGTCAGGGGGACTCTACTCCTCTCCCTTCCATCAATGAACGCCTGGCCTTCCTCCGCCCTTCCCGGGAGCTGCTGGAATACTACCGCAAGAAGATTGCTGACTTTGATGAGGAGCATGAGGATTTGGTAAAAAGGCTGGAGAGATACAAAGAAACATACGATGAGCAG CACAAACTGCAATGGGAAGTACGTCAGCGAGAAGAGGAGATTGCAGAATTGCAAAAGGCTTTGAGTGACATGCAAGTCTACCTCTTCCAGGAGAGGGAACATGTGCTCCGTCTTTACTCTGAGAATGACCGACTGAAAATCAG GGAATTGGaggataggaaaaaaattcaacatCTCCTGGCTTTAGTGGGGACAGATGCAGGAGAAGTTACATATTTTCACAAGGAGCCACCACATAAG GTTACTGTTCTGCAAAGGCCAGCTAGATCCAGAGACTCACATGATGGAAAGGACAGTTCTGGAACAG GCACCAAGAGGAGCACTtcaaaacaagcaggaaaaggaGACATACATGAAAGCCCTGAGAGATATCAGAGGGACAACCAAACACTTCTACTTCAG GTGGAGGCCCTGCAAGCTCAGATAGAAGAACAGACACAATTATCCAAGGAACAGCTTCAGGCATTACTAGAGGACAGGCGGATTCACATGGAAGAAGCCCAGCTTCAGCATCAGAGGGACCAGGACAAGATTAAAACTTTAACAGATAA ACTCAACAAGACACAGAATCTCTTATATGAGAGCACTCGTGACTTTCTCCAGCTGAAGTCTGATGTTCGAGCCAGTGAGAAGGCATGGATGGTAGAGAAGGAAAATCTGCTGAGGAAGATTGGCAAAGATTCGGATCAGCTTATCGGCAGggagacagaaagagagaagaaacagagagaTACCAAGAAGATGCTTCAAGCAGAGCGTGAAGCTGGGAAACCCCACAGTAGAGATGTAAAG ACACTGCAAGAAGAACTAATGCAGGAGCAGCGGCTATCAAACATGTACAGAGAACAGTGTATCACCCTGGAAAGTGAGCTGGCTAGAATTAGCGAAGAGAGAGATGTTGGCAGAGAACTCTTCAAG GCACGCTCAGAGAAGATGGGGAAGCGCCTGAAGCTGGTGACTCAGCGGTACGAGGCCTTGGAAAAACGCCGTAATATGGAAGTGGAAGGCTTTAAGAATGACCTTAAACAGCTTCGGCAGAAACTGAAAGATGTAGAGAAGCAGCTTTTTAAG gtGACTCTGAATATTGGACCAGATCAGGATCTTGCAATTCTAAATGAGGTTCGTCAAGGAAACAGACTAACCCGTAAAATTCAAGAGgaattaaaatacttaaaagcaaaaatctaTGGCTTAGAGAATGAACTACGAGTCTGCTGA
- the CCDC77 gene encoding coiled-coil domain-containing protein 77 isoform X2, translated as MSATGGSAGRSSRSRRLATPHSSSRHSSSQPQSQGDSTPLPSINERLAFLRPSRELLEYYRKKIADFDEEHEDLVKRLERYKETYDEQHKLQWEVRQREEEIAELQKALSDMQVYLFQEREHVLRLYSENDRLKIRELEDRKKIQHLLALVGTDAGEVTYFHKEPPHKVTVLQRPARSRDSHDGKDSSGTGTKRSTSKQAGKGDIHESPERYQRDNQTLLLQVEALQAQIEEQTQLSKEQLQALLEDRRIHMEEAQLQHQRDQDKIKTLTDKLNKTQNLLYESTRDFLQLKSDVRASEKAWMVEKENLLRKIGKDSDQLIGRETEREKKQRDTKKMLQAEREAGKPHSRDVKTLQEELMQEQRLSNMYREQCITLESELARISEERDVGRELFKARSEKMGKRLKLVTQRYEALEKRRNMEVEGFKNDLKQLRQKLKDVEKQLFKVTLNIGPDQDLAILNEVRQGNRLTRKIQEELKYLKAKIYGLENELRVC; from the exons ATGAGTGCAACGGGAGGCTCGGCGGGGCGTTCCTCGCGCTCCAGAAG GCTGGCAACCCCCCACAGCTCATCCAGGCACTCTAGTTCTCAGCCTCAGAGTCAGGGGGACTCTACTCCTCTCCCTTCCATCAATGAACGCCTGGCCTTCCTCCGCCCTTCCCGGGAGCTGCTGGAATACTACCGCAAGAAGATTGCTGACTTTGATGAGGAGCATGAGGATTTGGTAAAAAGGCTGGAGAGATACAAAGAAACATACGATGAGCAG CACAAACTGCAATGGGAAGTACGTCAGCGAGAAGAGGAGATTGCAGAATTGCAAAAGGCTTTGAGTGACATGCAAGTCTACCTCTTCCAGGAGAGGGAACATGTGCTCCGTCTTTACTCTGAGAATGACCGACTGAAAATCAG GGAATTGGaggataggaaaaaaattcaacatCTCCTGGCTTTAGTGGGGACAGATGCAGGAGAAGTTACATATTTTCACAAGGAGCCACCACATAAG GTTACTGTTCTGCAAAGGCCAGCTAGATCCAGAGACTCACATGATGGAAAGGACAGTTCTGGAACAG GCACCAAGAGGAGCACTtcaaaacaagcaggaaaaggaGACATACATGAAAGCCCTGAGAGATATCAGAGGGACAACCAAACACTTCTACTTCAG GTGGAGGCCCTGCAAGCTCAGATAGAAGAACAGACACAATTATCCAAGGAACAGCTTCAGGCATTACTAGAGGACAGGCGGATTCACATGGAAGAAGCCCAGCTTCAGCATCAGAGGGACCAGGACAAGATTAAAACTTTAACAGATAA ACTCAACAAGACACAGAATCTCTTATATGAGAGCACTCGTGACTTTCTCCAGCTGAAGTCTGATGTTCGAGCCAGTGAGAAGGCATGGATGGTAGAGAAGGAAAATCTGCTGAGGAAGATTGGCAAAGATTCGGATCAGCTTATCGGCAGggagacagaaagagagaagaaacagagagaTACCAAGAAGATGCTTCAAGCAGAGCGTGAAGCTGGGAAACCCCACAGTAGAGATGTAAAG ACACTGCAAGAAGAACTAATGCAGGAGCAGCGGCTATCAAACATGTACAGAGAACAGTGTATCACCCTGGAAAGTGAGCTGGCTAGAATTAGCGAAGAGAGAGATGTTGGCAGAGAACTCTTCAAG GCACGCTCAGAGAAGATGGGGAAGCGCCTGAAGCTGGTGACTCAGCGGTACGAGGCCTTGGAAAAACGCCGTAATATGGAAGTGGAAGGCTTTAAGAATGACCTTAAACAGCTTCGGCAGAAACTGAAAGATGTAGAGAAGCAGCTTTTTAAG gtGACTCTGAATATTGGACCAGATCAGGATCTTGCAATTCTAAATGAGGTTCGTCAAGGAAACAGACTAACCCGTAAAATTCAAGAGgaattaaaatacttaaaagcaaaaatctaTGGCTTAGAGAATGAACTACGAGTCTGCTGA
- the CCDC77 gene encoding coiled-coil domain-containing protein 77 isoform X3 — translation MLLKVRLATPHSSSRHSSSQPQSQGDSTPLPSINERLAFLRPSRELLEYYRKKIADFDEEHEDLVKRLERYKETYDEQHKLQWEVRQREEEIAELQKALSDMQVYLFQEREHVLRLYSENDRLKIRELEDRKKIQHLLALVGTDAGEVTYFHKEPPHKVTVLQRPARSRDSHDGKDSSGTGTKRSTSKQAGKGDIHESPERYQRDNQTLLLQVEALQAQIEEQTQLSKEQLQALLEDRRIHMEEAQLQHQRDQDKIKTLTDKLNKTQNLLYESTRDFLQLKSDVRASEKAWMVEKENLLRKIGKDSDQLIGRETEREKKQRDTKKMLQAEREAGKPHSRDVKTLQEELMQEQRLSNMYREQCITLESELARISEERDVGRELFKARSEKMGKRLKLVTQRYEALEKRRNMEVEGFKNDLKQLRQKLKDVEKQLFKVTLNIGPDQDLAILNEVRQGNRLTRKIQEELKYLKAKIYGLENELRVC, via the exons ATGCTGCTTAAAGTTAG GCTGGCAACCCCCCACAGCTCATCCAGGCACTCTAGTTCTCAGCCTCAGAGTCAGGGGGACTCTACTCCTCTCCCTTCCATCAATGAACGCCTGGCCTTCCTCCGCCCTTCCCGGGAGCTGCTGGAATACTACCGCAAGAAGATTGCTGACTTTGATGAGGAGCATGAGGATTTGGTAAAAAGGCTGGAGAGATACAAAGAAACATACGATGAGCAG CACAAACTGCAATGGGAAGTACGTCAGCGAGAAGAGGAGATTGCAGAATTGCAAAAGGCTTTGAGTGACATGCAAGTCTACCTCTTCCAGGAGAGGGAACATGTGCTCCGTCTTTACTCTGAGAATGACCGACTGAAAATCAG GGAATTGGaggataggaaaaaaattcaacatCTCCTGGCTTTAGTGGGGACAGATGCAGGAGAAGTTACATATTTTCACAAGGAGCCACCACATAAG GTTACTGTTCTGCAAAGGCCAGCTAGATCCAGAGACTCACATGATGGAAAGGACAGTTCTGGAACAG GCACCAAGAGGAGCACTtcaaaacaagcaggaaaaggaGACATACATGAAAGCCCTGAGAGATATCAGAGGGACAACCAAACACTTCTACTTCAG GTGGAGGCCCTGCAAGCTCAGATAGAAGAACAGACACAATTATCCAAGGAACAGCTTCAGGCATTACTAGAGGACAGGCGGATTCACATGGAAGAAGCCCAGCTTCAGCATCAGAGGGACCAGGACAAGATTAAAACTTTAACAGATAA ACTCAACAAGACACAGAATCTCTTATATGAGAGCACTCGTGACTTTCTCCAGCTGAAGTCTGATGTTCGAGCCAGTGAGAAGGCATGGATGGTAGAGAAGGAAAATCTGCTGAGGAAGATTGGCAAAGATTCGGATCAGCTTATCGGCAGggagacagaaagagagaagaaacagagagaTACCAAGAAGATGCTTCAAGCAGAGCGTGAAGCTGGGAAACCCCACAGTAGAGATGTAAAG ACACTGCAAGAAGAACTAATGCAGGAGCAGCGGCTATCAAACATGTACAGAGAACAGTGTATCACCCTGGAAAGTGAGCTGGCTAGAATTAGCGAAGAGAGAGATGTTGGCAGAGAACTCTTCAAG GCACGCTCAGAGAAGATGGGGAAGCGCCTGAAGCTGGTGACTCAGCGGTACGAGGCCTTGGAAAAACGCCGTAATATGGAAGTGGAAGGCTTTAAGAATGACCTTAAACAGCTTCGGCAGAAACTGAAAGATGTAGAGAAGCAGCTTTTTAAG gtGACTCTGAATATTGGACCAGATCAGGATCTTGCAATTCTAAATGAGGTTCGTCAAGGAAACAGACTAACCCGTAAAATTCAAGAGgaattaaaatacttaaaagcaaaaatctaTGGCTTAGAGAATGAACTACGAGTCTGCTGA